Proteins encoded together in one Saccharomyces kudriavzevii IFO 1802 strain IFO1802 genome assembly, chromosome: 1 window:
- the PMT2 gene encoding dolichyl-phosphate-mannose-protein mannosyltransferase PMT2 (similar to Saccharomyces cerevisiae PMT2 (YAL023C) and PMT3 (YOR321W); ancestral locus Anc_7.76), giving the protein MSSSSSTGYSNNNAAHIKQKSTLRQREASSVSVSDEVSSVDEKDAEDSSKEKACAQNSLLRLESIVMPVIFTALALFTRMYKIGINNHVVWDEAHFGKFGSYYLRHEFYHDVHPPLGKMLVGLSGFLAGYNGSWDFPSGEIYPDYLDFVKMRLFNASFSALCVPLAYFTAKAIGFSLPTVWLMTVLVLFENSYSTLGRFILLDSMLLFFTVASFFSFVMFHNQRSKPFSRKWWKWLLITGISLGCTISVKMVGLFIITMVGIYTVIDLWTFLADKSMSWKSYIGHWLARIFGLIIVPFCIFLLCFKIHFDLLSHSGTGDANMPSLFQARLVGSDVGQGPRDIALGSSLVSIKNQALGGSLLHSHIQTYPEGSNQQQVTCYGYKDANNEWFFNRERGLPSWSENDTDIEYLKAGAPYRLVHKSTGRNLHTHPVAAAVSKTQWEVSGYGDDFVGDNKDNWVIEIMNQRGDEDPEKLHTLTTSFRIKNMEMDCYLAQTGSSLPEWGFRQQEVVCMKNPFKRDKRTWWNIETHENEKLPPRPEDFQYPKTNFFKDFIHLNLAMMATNNALLPDPDKFDYLASSAWQWPSLNVGLRLCGWGDDNPKYFLLGTPASTWASSVAVLAFMAIIVILLIRWQRQYVDLTSPSNWNVFLMGGFYPLLAWGLHYMPFVIMSRVTYVHHYLPALYFALIILAYCFDAGLQRWSRSKCGRIMRFVLYAGFMALVIGCFWYFSPISFGMEGPSDNFRYLNWLSTWDIADRQEA; this is encoded by the coding sequence ATGTCCTCGTCTTCGTCTACCGGGtacagcaacaacaatgcCGCCCATATTAAACAAAAGAGCACACTGAGACAAAGAGAGGCGTCCTCTGTCAGCGTCAGCGACGAAGTGTCGAGCGTAGATGAGAAGGACGCGGAAGATTCCTCGAAGGAGAAGGCCTGTGCGCAAAACTCATTGTTGCGCCTGGAATCCATTGTGATGCCGGTAATCTTTACCGCATTGGCTCTGTTTACCAGAATGTACAAGATCGGCATCAACAACCATGTCGTTTGGGATGAGGCGCATTTTGGTAAATTTGGGTCTTACTACTTGAGACATGAGTTTTACCACGACGTTCATCCTCCCCTGGGAAAAATGCTTGTCGGTTTGTCTGGTTTTTTGGCAGGCTACAACGGTTCTTGGGACTTCCCATCTGGGGAGATCTACCCAGACTATCTGGACTTCGTCAAGATGAGGCTGTTCAACGCGTCGTTCTCTGCGCTTTGTGTCCCATTGGCATACTTTACCGCAAAGGCCATTGGATTTTCACTGCCCACCGTTTGGTTGATGACCGTTCTGGTcttatttgaaaactcGTACAGCACTTTGGGTAGGTTCATTCTTCTGGACTCAATGCTGCTGTTCTTCACCGTGGCATCGTTCTTTAGTTTCGTCATGTTTCACAACCAAAGATCCAAGCCCTTCTCCAGAAAATGGTGGAAATGGCTATTGATCACGGGTATTTCTTTGGGTTGCACCATTTCCGTCAAGATGGTGGGTCTATTTATCATCACTATGGTCGGTATCTATACTGTGATTGATTTATGGACCTTCCTGGCAGATAAATCCATGTCGTGGAAAAGTTACATCGGCCATTGGTTGGCAAGAATCTTCGGTCTTATCATCGTTCCTTTCTGTATTTTCTTACTGTGTTTCAAGATCCATTTTGACCTGCTGTCGCACTCCGGCACAGGTGATGCCAACATGCCATCCCTTTTCCAGGCAAGATTAGTCGGGTCTGATGTCGGACAAGGTCCTCGTGACATTGCATTGGGTTCATCACTCGTCTCGATCAAAAACCAGGCTCTTGGGGGTTCTTTATTGCACTCACATATACAAACCTATCCAGAAGGCTCCAACCAACAGCAAGTGACATGCTACGGCTACAAAGATGCCAACAATGAATGGTTCTTCAACAGAGAAAGAGGCTTACCATCGTGGTCAGAAAATGACACCGAcattgaatatttgaaagCAGGCGCCCCTTACAGATTGGTACACAAGAGCACCGGTAGAAATTTGCACACTCACCCAGTCGCCGCTGCAGTATCCAAGACACAATGGGAAGTTTCTGGTTATGGTGATGATTTTGTTGGCGACAACAAAGACAATTGGGTTATTGAAATCATGAACCAAAGAGGGGATGAAGATCCAGAGAAGCTTCATACATTGACCACTTCCTTCCGTATAAAGAACATGGAAATGGACTGCTACTTGGCTCAAACCGGTAGCAGTTTGCCCGAATGGGGGTTTAGACAACAAGAAGTTGTTTGTATGAAGAATCCATTCAAGAGGGATAAGAGAACATGGTGGAACATCGAAACTCacgaaaacgaaaaattgCCACCAAGGCCTGAAGACTTCCAATACCCAAAGactaatttcttcaaggaTTTCATCCACTTAAACCTAGCCATGATGGCCACTAATAACGCGTTGTTACCAGACCCAGACAAATTCGATTATTTGGCTTCTTCAGCATGGCAATGGCCATCTCTGAATGTTGGTTTGAGACTTTGTGGCTGGGGGGATGACAATCCAAAGTACTTCTTATTAGGTACCCCAGCCTCCACATGGGCATCCAGCGTTGCTGTCCTAGCATTCATGGCCATCATCGTCATATTGCTGATCAGATGGCAAAGACAATACGTGGATCTGACTAGCCCATCTAACTGGAATGTTTTCCTGATGGGTGGGTTCTACCCGCTACTAGCCTGGGGCCTACATTATATGCCATTCGTCATCATGTCCAGGGTCACTTATGTCCACCATTACTTGCCTGCGTTATATTTTGCACTGATTATTTTGGCATACTGTTTCGACGCAGGTTTGCAAAGATGGTCCAGATCTAAATGTGGTCGTATCATGCGTTTTGTCTTGTACGCCGGATTCATGGCTCTTGTGATTGGATGCTTCTGGTACTTCTCCCCCATCTCATTCGGCATGGAAGGCCCAAGCGATAACTTCCGTTATTTGAACTGGTTATCCACTTGGGATATTGCTGACAGACAAGAAGCATGA
- the FUN26 gene encoding nucleoside transmembrane transporter FUN26 (similar to Saccharomyces cerevisiae FUN26 (YAL022C); ancestral locus Anc_7.77) translates to MNASANTDATKKYVLAVPEPALGDTHPEELPLSGDNRGPQDDGHLGEVDDNDSDGEQSVSAEPLGTLPFKKKLNNLPYITFFTIGIGLLWPWNCILSASQYFKHDIFKDTSIWAKIFTSSMMSFSTISSMLFNIYLAKRQYKYSRRVINGLTWEIVVFVIMCFFTILHFLLPKWFNFFFIMTLVVISSMGTAMTQNGIMAIANVFGSEYSQGVMVGQAVAGVLPSLVLFALAFIGNSSVSTTGGILLYFFTTTFVVTVCVAMFSVSKISRKVKDGWNTEDGRISDVLLGSLRSNEEEIRVVGRIDQVDDEDHLNNSDDNGDDGEELKLKVPFEVLFAKLKYLVLSIFTTFVVTLVFPVFASATYVTGLPLTNAQYIPLIFTLWNLGDLYGRVIADWPMFRDQRFTPRKTFIYSLLRVTAIPLFLMFTAVTSSSSGDEDHNGSIVVDLCYMLLQFLFGVTNGHVISMSFMKVPEQLDNDDEKEAAGGFTNVFVSTGLALGSIISYVFVFIIDSIIR, encoded by the coding sequence ATGAATGCTAGTGCGAACACTGATGCCACCAAAAAGTATGTCCTGGCAGTCCCCGAGCCTGCACTGGGCGATACCCATCCAGAGGAGCTACCACTCTCCGGAGACAATCGGGGACCACAAGACGACGGACACTTGGGTGAAGTAGACGACAATGATTCTGACGGGGAACAATCTGTGTCCGCTGAGCCACTGGGTACATTGCCATTTAAGAAGAAGCTCAATAATCTTCCGTACATCACTTTTTTCACGATAGGGATTGGCCTTTTATGGCCATGGAACTGTATCCTCAGTGCGTCTCAGTATTTCAAGCACGATATTTTCAAGGACACGTCCATTTGGGCCAAGATCTTCACAAGCTCTATGATGTCGTTTTCCACCATATCCTCAATGCTTTTCAACATCTATCTAGCCAAGAGACAGTATAAGTACTCGAGAAGAGTCATAAACGGACTTACCTGGGAGATCGTAGTCTTCGTTATCATGTGCTTTTTCACAATTTTGCATTTCCTTTTGCCCAAATGgttcaacttcttttttattatgaCGCTCGTGGTCATCAGTTCCATGGGGACGGCGATGACGCAGAACGGTATTATGGCCATAGCCAATGTCTTCGGTTCCGAATACAGCCAAGGCGTCATGGTTGGGCAGGCCGTCGCTGGCGTGCTGCCCTCCCTGGTGCTTTTTGCCCTGGCCTTCATCGGAAACTCATCGGTTTCTACCACGGGCGGGATTCTCTTGTACTTCTTTACTACAACGTTTGTCGTTACCGTCTGTGTGGCGATGTTTAGTGTAAGCAAGATCAGCAGAAAGGTAAAAGATGGTTGGAACACGGAAGATGGACGCATCAGCGACGTTCTGCTGGGGTCCCTGCGTTCCAACGAGGAGGAAATCCGTGTTGTTGGACGCATCGATCAAGTGGACGATGAAGACCATCTCAACAACAGCGATGATAACGGTGACGACGGAGAGGAACTCAAGCTAAAAGTGCCCTTCGAAGTGCTGTTCGCCAAGCTAAAGTACTTGGTGCTTTCCATATTCACCACTTTTGTCGTGACTCTTGTTTTCCCCGTGTTTGCGTCTGCCACCTACGTAACAGGTCTGCCCTTGACCAACGCACAGTACATCCCGCTCATATTCACGCTGTGGAACCTCGGCGATCTGTACGGCAGGGTCATTGCCGACTGGCCCATGTTCCGTGACCAGAGATTCACCCCACGCAAGACGTTCATCTACTCGTTGCTGCGCGTGACTGCCATTCCACTATTCCTGATGTTCACAGCCGTCACTTCATCCTCAAGCGGCGACGAGGACCACAATGGCTCCATAGTCGTAGACCTGTGCTACATGCTCCTGCAGTTCCTCTTCGGTGTGACCAATGGGCACGTCATCTCCATGAGCTTTATGAAAGTACCCGAACAACTGGACAACGACGACGAGAAGGAGGCGGCCGGTGGATTCACCAATGTCTTTGTCTCTACGGGGCTAGCTCTGGGGAGCATCATCAGCTACGTgttcgtcttcatcattgaCTCCATCATTAGATAG
- the CCR4 gene encoding CCR4-NOT core exoribonuclease subunit CCR4 (similar to Saccharomyces cerevisiae CCR4 (YAL021C); ancestral locus Anc_7.78) has product MNDPSLLGYASLGPQQQQQQQQQQHAGLLGKGTPNALQQQLHMNQLSGIPPPGLMNSNDVHTPQNNNSRQLLDQLANGNANMLNLNMDNNNNNGNSNGMMVNAPTAAANPIGMVPTVGTPVNINVNASNPLLHPHLDDPSLLNNPIWKLQLHLAAVSAQSLGQPNIYARQNAMKKYLATQQAQQAQQQAQQQAQQQVPGQMGPPPQAPPPALQPTDFQQSHIAEASKSLVDCTKQALMEMADTLIDNKTAKKQQPTGESTPSGTAANSAVSTPLTPKIELFANGKDEANQALLQHKKLSQYSIDEDDDIENRMVMPKDSKYDDQLWHALDLSNLQIFNISPNIFKYNFLTRLYLNGNSLTELPPEIKHLSNLRVLDLSHNRLTSLPVELGSCFQLKYLYFFDNMISTLPWEFGNLCNLQFLGVEGNPLDRQFLKILAEKSVTGLIFYLRDNRPEIPLAHERKFIEINTDGEPQKEYDSLQQSTEHLSADLAKKTFSVLSYNTLCQHYATPKMYRYTPSWALTWDYRRSKLKEQILSYDSDVLCLQEVESKTFEDYWVPLLDKHGYTGIFYAKARAKTMHSKDSKKVDGCCIFFKRDQFKLVTKDAMDFSGAWMKHKKFQRTEDYLNRAMNKDNVALFLKLQHVSSGDTIWVVTTHLHWDPKFNDVKTFQVGVLLDHLESLLKEDTTHNSRQDIKKSPVLICGDFNSYINSAVYELISTGRVQVHQEGNGRDFGYMSEKNFSHNLALKSSYNCIGELPFTNFTPSFTDVIDYIWFSAHALRVRGLLGEVDPEYVSKFIGFPNDKFPSDHIPLLARFEFMKTNTGSRKV; this is encoded by the coding sequence ATGAACGATCCTTCTTTATTGGGCTACGCTAGCCTAGGCCcgcaacagcaacagcaacagcaacagcagcagcatgCCGGGCTGCTAGGAAAGGGTACACCAAACGCCCTACAGCAGCAACTACACATGAACCAGCTCTCCGGCATACCTCCCCCGGGGCTCATGAATAGCAACGATGTGCACACTCCCCAGAACAACAACTCGCGCCAGTTGCTCGACCAATTGGCCAATGGAAACGCGAACATGCTCAATTTAAACATGgataacaacaacaacaatggcAACAGTAACGGGATGATGGTGAACGCCCCCACGGCTGCGGCCAACCCAATAGGGATGGTCCCGACCGTGGGCACGCCCGTGAACATTAATGTGAACGCCAGCAACCCTTTACTACACCCGCACCTGGATGATCCTTCCCTACTAAACAACCCCATCTGGAAGCTTCAACTGCATCTGGCTGCGGTTTCTGCGCAATCATTGGGGCAACCCAACATCTATGCTAGACAAAACGCGATGAAAAAGTATTTAGCCACGCAACAGGCCCAGCAAGCCCAGCAGCAGGCCCAGCAGCAGGCACAACAACAGGTCCCGGGCCAAATGGGCCCACCACCTCAAGCTCCACCACCAGCTTTGCAACCCACGGATTTCCAGCAGTCCCACATCGCAGAAGCCTCGAAGTCGCTAGTCGACTGCACCAAGCAGGCTCTGATGGAGATGGCCGACACTCTCATCGACAACAAGACAGCAAAGAAACAACAGCCCACGGGTGAGAGCACCCCCTCGGGCACTGCAGCCAACAGCGCAGTGTCCACACCGCTGACCCCAAAGATAGAGCTGTTTGCTAATGGCAAGGACGAAGCCAACCAGGCGCTTTTGCAACACAAGAAACTTTCTCAGTACAGCatcgatgaagatgacgacATCGAAAACAGAATGGTCATGCCCAAGGACTCCAAATACGATGACCAACTATGGCACGCTCTGGATTTGTCCAATCTGCAGATCTTCAACATCAGCCCCAACATCTTCAAGTACAATTTTCTAACAAGACTGTATCTGAATGGCAACAGCCTTACAGAGTTGCCACCGGAGATCAAGCACCTAAGCAACCTGCGTGTCTTGGACCTGTCCCATAACAGATTGACCTCTTTGCCCGTGGAACTGGGCTCGTGTTTTCAATTGAAATACCTATACTTTTTCGACAACATGATTTCGACATTACCATGGGAGTTCGGCAACCTGTGCAATCTGCAATTTCTCGGTGTCGAGGGGAATCCCTTAGACAGgcagtttttgaagatcCTCGCTGAAAAATCTGTCACCGGATTGATCTTCTACTTGAGGGACAACAGACCGGAGATTCCCTTAGCGCATGAACGTAAATTCATCGAAATCAATACCGACGGTGAACCACAGAAAGAATACGATTCTTTGCAGCAATCCACGGAACATTTGTCCGCGGATTTGGCCAAGAAGACATTCAGCGTCTTGTCGTACAACACTTTATGCCAGCACTATGCCACCCCGAAAATGTACCGTTATACGCCATCGTGGGCGTTGACTTGGGATTACAGACGCAGCAAATTAAAGGAACAAATTCTGTCATATGATAGTGATGTGTTGTGCTTGCAAGAAGTAGAGTCCAAGACTTTTGAAGACTATTGGGTGCCCCTATTGGACAAGCATGGTTATACGGGTATTTTTTATGCAAAGGCAAGAGCCAAGACCATGCATTCCAAGGATTCCAAGAAAGTGGACGGGtgttgtatttttttcaagaggGACCAGTTCAAATTGGTTACCAAGGACGCCATGGATTTCAGCGGCGCTTGGATGAAACACAAAAAGTTCCAAAGGACTGAAGACTACTTAAACCGTGCAATGAACAAGGATAACGTGGCACTGTTCTTAAAGCTACAACACGTCTCCAGCGGCGATACCATATGGGTGGTCACGACACATTTGCACTGGGATCCCAAATTCAACGATGTGAAGACCTTCCAAGTGGGTGTCCTGCTGGACCATCTGGAATCACTACTTAAGGAGGACACAACACACAACTCCAGACAGGATATCAAGAAATCCCCCGTGCTTATCTGCGGTGATTTTAATTCATACATCAACTCCGCCGTATACGAATTGATAAGTACAGGCCGTGTCCAAGTACATCAGGAGGGAAACGGCAGGGACTTCGGTTACATGTcagagaaaaatttctcaCACAACCTGGCTTTGAAATCAAGTTATAACTGTATCGGCGAACTACCATTCACCAACTTCACACCTTCATTCACAGACGTCATTGACTACATATGGTTTTCCGCGCATGCTCTTAGGGTGCGTGGACTTTTAGGCGAGGTAGACCCTGAATACGTGAGTAAATTCATTGGGTTCCCTAACGACAAATTCCCCAGTGACCATATACCATTGTTGGCTAGGTTTGAATTCATGAAGACAAATACGGGGAGTAGGAAAGTATGA